In a single window of the Melanotaenia boesemani isolate fMelBoe1 chromosome 22, fMelBoe1.pri, whole genome shotgun sequence genome:
- the enpp1 gene encoding ectonucleotide pyrophosphatase/phosphodiesterase family member 1 has product MDASKEEDQSAGQAASLFGTSEPESQRSLAERRKKRNKNCKIITGVLLLCLLVVLLAVVISVRKSTNDTDGELWLQQAFEETQQPQCPPGFSKPPLILVSLDGFRAEYLKDHRSKLPIINKLRNTGTTAPYIRPVYPTKTFPNHYSIVTGLYPESHGIVDNKMYDVTTNTFFSLKTEEKLSPKWYQGEPVWITAMRQKLKTGTFFWPGSDVAINGTYPNFYKLFNKSVSFQTRVSTVLEWLSLPQGERPDFYTLYLDEPDTSGHRYGPGSQQVAEALTNVDRHLGKLMDGLTTKKLHKCVNLVIVSDHGMEEASCERAVFVSSYQQHTSDFTVIQGPAARIRPTRLPQDYFSFDYEGLMKNLSCRTSDQPMRPYLKENLPKRLHFAYNKRIERGHLYMKAGWQAALNPEEVKYCRGGFHGSDNVFTNMQAIFIGYGAGFKDKTVVPPFENIEIYNLICDLLGIRPAPNNGTHGSLNHLLRHPTHLPVHPAQLSHDTHCDATDPIPSDRLHCSCSSQTSDMETDMNRQLITTNLTSLRRIHQPFGTPGVVQSDASFCLLHHSDYINGYSKDRLMPLWVSYTIQPLTRMQPLNPDLEECVRADVRVPPSASQLCLRYRDNPVLTHGLLHPPYLNTSGPETDSLLSSNMVPMFPAFKNVWDHFHYFLLVKYSYQLNGVNIISGPIFDKDFDGHVDPLGKLAGNEAPIPTHFYLILTSCQNSDLSPLDCEGPLQVRSFILPHRPDYTEVCAASSDLRFVEDWMQFHTARVRDIELLTGLSFYHDRLSVEETLQLKTFLHTE; this is encoded by the exons ATGGACGCATCCAAAGAAGAAGATCAGTCCGCCGGACAGGCTGCGTCTTTATTTGGGACATCAGAACCGGAGAGTCAGAGGAGCCTCGCTGAGAGGAGAAAGAAACggaataaaaactgtaaaatcatCACTGGG gTTCTCCTGCTATGCTTGTTGGTTGTCCTCTTGGCTGTAGTGATTTCTGTCAGAAAGAGCACTAATGATACAG ATGGGGAGCTCTGGCTGCAGCAGGCCTTTGAGGAAACTCAACAGCCCCAATGTCCACCTGG TTTTTCCAAGCCTCCTCTAATCTTGGTGTCCTTGGACGGTTTCCGGGCAGAGTATCTAAAAGACCATAGGAGCAAATTGCCTATCATCAACAAGTTAC GAAACACTGGAACAACAGCACCATACATCAGGCCTGTTTATCCCACAAAGACCTTCCCAAACCACTACAGTATTGTGACT GGTCTTTATCCCGAGTCTCATGGGATCGTGGACAACAAGATGTATGATGTGACCACCAACACTTTTTTCAGCTTGAAAACTGAGGAGAAACTTAGCCCAAAGTGGTACCAAGGAGAACCA GTCTGGATCACTGCCATGCGTCAGAAACTGAAAACAGGAACTTTCTTCTGGCCAGGCTCTGATGTGGCCATCAATGGCACCTACCCAAACTTCTACAAGCTATTTAATAA GAGTGTCTCGTTTCAGACAAGAGTGTCAACAGTGCTTGAGTGGCTCAGTTTACCTCAGGGAGAAAG ACCTGACTTTTACACCTTGTACTTGGATGAACCGGACACTTCAGGACATCGTTATGGCCCAGGAAGTCAACAG gtgGCTGAAGCTTTGACAAATGTTGACAGGCATCTGGGCAAATTGATGGATGGtcttacaacaaaaaaactgcaCAAGTGTGTCAACCTAGTTATCGTATCTGACCATG GCATGGAGGAGGCTTCATGTGAAAGGGCGGTGTTTGTGTCATCTTACCAGCAACACACATCTGACTTTACTGTCATTCAAGGTCCAGCTGCTCGCATCAGACCAACGCGCCTCCCCCAGGATTACTTCTCCT TTGACTATGAAGGCCTGATGAAGAACCTGTCG TGCAGGACCTCCGACCAGCCAATGAGGCCGTACCTCAAAGAAAACCTCCCCAAGAGGTTGCACTTTGCATACAACAAGCGCATAGAGAGAGGCCACCTTTATATGAAGGCAGGCTGGCAGGCAGCATT GAACCCAGAGGAAGTCAAGTACTGCAGAGGTGGATTCCATGGCTCAGATAATGTCTTCACCAACATGCAG gcAATCTTCATTGGCTATGGAGCAggatttaaagataaaacagtTGTACCCCCCTTTGAAAACATTGAGATATATAACCTCATATGTG ATCTGCTCGGTATTCGTCCAGCTCCAAACAATGGGACCCATGGGAGTCTAAACCATCTCCTGAGGCATCCCACCCACCTACCTGTACACCCAGCACAGCTCTCCCATGACACCCACTGTGATGCCACTGACCCCATCCCCTCAGACCGCCTACATTGCAGCTGTTCATCCCAAACCAGTGATATG GAGACAGATATGAACAGACAGCTCATAACAACTAATTTAA CCAGTTTACGACGCATCCACCAACCTTTTGGCACGCCTGGAGTTGTCCAATCAGACGCctctttctgtctgctgcaCCACTCCGACTACATCAATGGATACAGCAAAGACCGCCTCATGCCCCTCTGGGTGTCGTACACCATCCAGCCTCTG ACCAGAATGCAACCCCTGAATCCAGACTTGGAGGAGTGTGTTCGTGCTGATGTACGTGTCCCACCTTCTGCCAGCCAGCTGTGTCTGCGCTACAGAGACAACCCCGTTCTGACCCATGGCCTGCTGCACCCCCCCT ATCTGAATACCAGTGGTCCAGAGACAGACTCTCTACTCAGCAGCAACATGGTGCCAATGTTCCCAGCATTTAAAA ATGTCTGGGACCATTTCCATTATTTTCTGCTTGTAAAATATTCATATCAGCTGAATGGAGTCAACATCATAAGTGGGCCAATATTTGATAAAGATTTTGATGGACATGTTGACCCACTGGGAAAATTGGCGGG GAATGAAGCTCCCATCCCAACCCATTTCTATTTAATCCTGACGTCCTGCCAGAACTCAGACCTTAGCCCTCTTGACTGTGAGGGTCCACTTCAGGTGAGGTCTTTCATCCTGCCTCACAGACCGGACTACACAGAGGTCTGCGCT GCCTCGTCAGACCTGAGATTTGTGGAGGACTGGATGCAGTTTCACACTGCTCGAGTCCGAGACATTGAGCTCCTGACAGGACTCAGTTTCTACCACGACAGGTTATCAGTGGAGGAGACATTGCAGCTCAAGACATTTCTACACACTGAATAA